One window of the Desulfofalx alkaliphila DSM 12257 genome contains the following:
- a CDS encoding type II toxin-antitoxin system RelE family toxin has translation MRLEFTRRAEKDLLKLDPDTQRRIRSALDRMLINPQAVDLKKLKGEVDLWRLRSGDYRVIMRINEGGMTIYALRVLHRREAYR, from the coding sequence ATGAGGCTAGAGTTTACCCGTCGGGCAGAAAAGGATTTACTAAAACTTGACCCTGACACCCAGCGTCGCATAAGGTCGGCTCTTGATAGAATGTTAATTAACCCTCAAGCTGTAGATTTAAAAAAGCTTAAAGGAGAGGTGGATCTGTGGCGTTTGCGCTCAGGTGACTACCGAGTTATTATGCGAATTAATGAAGGCGGAATGACAATTTATGCCCTGCGAGTACTCCATCGGCGGGAAGCTTATCGGTAA